From the genome of Gemmatimonas phototrophica, one region includes:
- the thiL gene encoding thiamine-phosphate kinase: protein MFNTHGSSPHAPTGNVSTRHGFRDHQTMGQGSEFDIIRQLMAQWGPLAVDIGDDAAVLPPLAAGRRVVSTDACVEGVHFVREWLTPFEVGARAAAAALSDLAAMGAAAECVLVALVVPPSWESELAAVADGLGDQVRRAGARIVGGNLSRGATFALTLTVIGVAERAVPRGGAQVGDLVVVTGRLGGPGAALEAFLGGAAPSGWARDRFAAPQPRLREGQALADAGASAMVDISDGLAADARHVGAASGVVLQLDPARVPVGPGVSPANALVSGEEYELLATIAPAAFEALAGRWAAVSGEPITVVGIVVAPDDTHLPPKSLPGHDHFTTR, encoded by the coding sequence ATGTTCAATACCCACGGTTCCTCTCCGCACGCGCCCACCGGCAATGTCTCCACCCGTCATGGTTTTCGCGACCATCAGACCATGGGGCAGGGCTCGGAGTTCGACATCATCCGTCAGCTCATGGCCCAGTGGGGCCCGCTGGCCGTCGATATTGGCGACGACGCTGCGGTACTGCCGCCGTTGGCTGCGGGCCGCCGCGTGGTGAGTACCGATGCCTGTGTGGAAGGAGTGCATTTCGTCCGCGAATGGCTCACCCCGTTCGAAGTGGGCGCCCGTGCCGCTGCGGCCGCGTTGAGCGATCTGGCGGCCATGGGAGCGGCCGCCGAATGTGTGCTGGTGGCGCTGGTGGTCCCGCCGTCGTGGGAGTCGGAGCTGGCCGCCGTGGCCGATGGGCTGGGTGATCAGGTGCGTCGCGCCGGCGCGCGCATTGTGGGGGGCAACCTTAGCCGGGGGGCCACCTTTGCGCTCACGCTGACGGTGATTGGGGTGGCCGAGCGCGCGGTGCCGCGGGGCGGAGCACAGGTGGGCGACCTGGTCGTGGTGACTGGGCGTCTGGGTGGCCCCGGTGCCGCGCTGGAGGCCTTTCTTGGCGGTGCCGCACCGTCGGGGTGGGCCCGTGATCGTTTTGCCGCGCCTCAGCCTCGGCTGCGCGAGGGGCAGGCGCTGGCCGACGCCGGCGCATCGGCCATGGTGGATATTTCCGATGGCCTGGCTGCCGACGCACGTCATGTGGGCGCCGCCAGCGGTGTGGTACTGCAACTCGACCCCGCACGGGTACCAGTGGGGCCAGGTGTTTCCCCCGCCAATGCCCTCGTGAGCGGCGAAGAGTACGAACTGCTGGCCACGATAGCGCCGGCTGCTTTTGAGGCCCTGGCGGGGCGCTGGGCGGCCGTGTCGGGGGAGCCGATCACCGTGGTGGGGATCGTCGTGGCGCCAGACGACACCCACTTGCCCCCAAAGTCGCTTCCCGGTCACGATCACTTCACCACGCGTTGA
- a CDS encoding lysophospholipid acyltransferase family protein codes for MVRTALTFLALLIGTLVFGGIVLLAQLFGVQQGPDSIYEKCPRWWAWWLLRAAGVKVVLHGDQQLVSGAPRLYVANHVSWFDIPAMIEVLPHYGFVAKRELEKIPIFGPAARGVGVIYIDRENRKAAFGAYEDAAQKIQQGNAVLVYPEGTRGGSYTLRPFKKGPFVLAIASGAPIVPVVIHGTIEVNPRDEFRASPGTVHVHLLDPIPTAGLTYGDREALAEQVRERMAHCLNTVYGVEPALEERASRPPAVVEAHPSTA; via the coding sequence ATGGTCCGGACCGCCCTCACTTTCCTCGCGCTGCTGATCGGGACACTTGTCTTCGGTGGCATCGTGCTGCTCGCGCAGCTGTTTGGCGTGCAGCAGGGGCCCGACAGCATTTACGAAAAGTGCCCGCGCTGGTGGGCGTGGTGGCTGCTCCGCGCCGCCGGCGTCAAGGTGGTGTTGCACGGCGACCAGCAACTCGTGTCGGGGGCACCGCGACTCTACGTGGCCAACCACGTGAGCTGGTTCGACATTCCCGCCATGATTGAAGTGCTGCCGCACTACGGTTTCGTGGCCAAGCGGGAACTTGAAAAAATTCCCATCTTCGGTCCGGCGGCGCGCGGGGTCGGAGTCATCTACATCGACCGCGAGAATCGCAAGGCCGCCTTTGGCGCCTACGAAGACGCGGCCCAGAAAATCCAGCAGGGCAACGCCGTGCTGGTGTATCCCGAAGGCACCCGCGGGGGCAGCTACACACTGCGACCGTTCAAGAAGGGCCCCTTTGTGCTAGCCATTGCCTCCGGTGCGCCAATTGTTCCGGTGGTCATTCACGGCACGATCGAGGTGAATCCGCGCGATGAATTCCGCGCGTCACCCGGTACCGTGCACGTCCACCTGCTGGACCCCATTCCTACGGCTGGACTCACGTACGGCGATCGCGAAGCCCTCGCTGAACAGGTCCGCGAGCGAATGGCGCACTGCCTGAACACTGTCTACGGCGTCGAGCCCGCTCTCGAAGAGCGCGCCTCTCGCCCGCCTGCCGTCGTGGAAGCTCACCCGTCCACCGCCTGA
- the eno gene encoding phosphopyruvate hydratase: protein MAPIVSVSAREILDSRGNPTVEVDVILETGAAGRAAVPSGASTGEREAVELRDGDAARYGGKGVLQAVNNVNTEIAEALEGMDATDQIAIDRALLDLDGTENKGRLGANATLGVSMAVARAASIEVGLPLYRYLGGPMARTLPVPMMNIINGGAHATNTVDFQEFMIIPVGTDSFADGLRMGTQVFHQLKKVLVARKLSTGVGDEGGFAPNLGSDEDALKIIIEAIEAAGFTPGQDIALALDVAASELYRDGQYHFKKSGAASRSPEAMAELYAGWLEQYPIVSIEDGMAENDWKGWKHLTELIGDRCQLVGDDLFCTNSEILAKGIEEEVANAILIKVNQIGTLTETLEAIELAKSAGYNSIISHRSGETEDTFIADLAVATQAGQIKTGAPSRSDRVAKYNQLLRIEEQLEGYAEYPGGAIFGI from the coding sequence ATGGCTCCCATCGTCTCCGTCTCCGCCCGCGAAATCCTCGACTCGCGCGGCAATCCCACTGTCGAAGTGGACGTCATTCTCGAGACCGGTGCGGCCGGCCGCGCGGCCGTGCCCAGCGGCGCCAGCACGGGTGAGCGGGAAGCGGTGGAGTTGCGCGACGGTGACGCCGCGCGTTACGGCGGCAAGGGCGTGCTGCAGGCGGTGAACAATGTGAACACCGAAATCGCCGAAGCCCTCGAAGGCATGGATGCCACCGATCAGATCGCCATCGACCGCGCGCTGCTCGATCTCGACGGCACCGAAAACAAGGGCCGCCTGGGAGCCAACGCTACGCTTGGCGTGTCCATGGCCGTGGCGCGTGCCGCCTCCATCGAAGTGGGTCTGCCGTTGTATCGCTACCTCGGCGGCCCCATGGCGCGCACGTTGCCGGTGCCCATGATGAACATCATCAACGGCGGCGCGCACGCGACCAACACCGTGGACTTCCAGGAGTTCATGATCATCCCCGTCGGCACCGATTCGTTTGCCGACGGCCTGCGCATGGGCACGCAAGTGTTCCATCAGCTCAAGAAGGTGCTGGTGGCGCGCAAGCTCTCCACCGGTGTGGGCGATGAAGGCGGTTTCGCTCCCAATCTCGGCAGCGACGAAGACGCGCTCAAGATCATCATCGAAGCCATCGAAGCCGCCGGCTTCACGCCGGGGCAGGACATTGCGCTCGCGCTCGACGTGGCGGCGAGTGAGCTGTACCGCGATGGCCAGTACCACTTCAAGAAGAGCGGCGCCGCGTCACGCTCGCCGGAAGCCATGGCCGAGCTGTACGCCGGCTGGCTGGAGCAGTATCCCATCGTGTCCATCGAAGATGGCATGGCCGAAAACGACTGGAAGGGATGGAAGCATCTCACGGAACTGATCGGGGATCGCTGCCAGCTGGTGGGCGACGACCTGTTCTGCACGAACAGCGAGATCCTGGCCAAGGGCATTGAAGAAGAAGTGGCCAACGCCATTCTGATCAAGGTGAACCAGATCGGCACGCTCACCGAAACGCTGGAAGCCATCGAGCTGGCCAAGAGCGCCGGCTACAACTCCATCATTTCGCACCGCAGCGGCGAAACCGAAGACACGTTCATTGCCGATCTCGCCGTGGCCACGCAGGCGGGGCAGATCAAGACCGGCGCGCCGTCGCGCAGCGACCGTGTGGCCAAGTACAACCAGCTGTTGCGTATCGAAGAGCAGCTCGAGGGCTACGCCGAGTATCCCGGCGGCGCCATCTTCGGCATTTAA
- a CDS encoding FtsB family cell division protein — protein sequence MAGKSQKPGRVLVRRLAWGAGAVFVLWALVEGGEYGTTDLLAQREEKAQLEADLGLLRDTVAALDATLKQVSTDDFTMERIAREEHGLVKSEKELLYWIDDPSQKARADSVRADSTTTD from the coding sequence GTGGCAGGGAAAAGTCAGAAGCCCGGTCGCGTGCTGGTCCGGCGCCTCGCCTGGGGCGCCGGTGCGGTGTTCGTCCTCTGGGCCTTGGTGGAGGGGGGCGAATACGGGACCACCGACCTGCTGGCTCAGCGGGAGGAGAAAGCGCAGCTCGAGGCCGATCTCGGGCTGCTGCGTGACACCGTGGCGGCACTTGATGCGACGCTCAAGCAGGTGAGCACCGACGACTTCACGATGGAACGCATTGCGCGTGAAGAGCACGGGTTGGTGAAGAGCGAGAAGGAGTTGCTCTACTGGATTGACGATCCGTCGCAGAAAGCGCGCGCGGACAGCGTGCGGGCCGATAGTACAACCACCGATTGA
- a CDS encoding DUF2911 domain-containing protein, giving the protein MRSLMLAGVALTLTATSAFAQAGARRAAPSTRAIAEMSLTFADTAAQRAAGKPALVRIDYGQPHLRGRKLLTDSLVPMGKVWRLGANAATLFTTDADLVIGGKDVAKGRYVAQLLPETTGWTLILQQETTGAAQVNVAAYDIAKDYARIPLKASTLMHGMESLSITLVPSTAPGVQKGELTIAWGTVFLSAEWSAK; this is encoded by the coding sequence ATGCGCTCCTTGATGCTTGCCGGCGTTGCCCTCACGCTCACGGCCACGTCGGCCTTTGCCCAGGCCGGCGCCCGTCGTGCCGCGCCCAGCACGCGTGCCATTGCCGAGATGTCGCTCACCTTTGCCGATACCGCCGCCCAGCGAGCCGCCGGCAAGCCGGCGTTGGTGCGTATCGATTATGGCCAGCCGCATCTGCGTGGCCGCAAGCTGCTCACCGACAGCCTGGTCCCCATGGGCAAGGTGTGGCGTTTGGGGGCCAACGCCGCCACGCTGTTCACCACCGACGCCGATCTGGTGATTGGCGGCAAGGACGTGGCCAAGGGCCGCTACGTGGCGCAGCTGCTCCCGGAAACCACCGGCTGGACGCTCATTCTGCAGCAGGAAACCACCGGGGCCGCGCAGGTGAACGTGGCGGCGTATGACATAGCCAAGGACTACGCGCGCATTCCGCTCAAGGCCAGCACGCTCATGCACGGGATGGAGAGCCTCAGCATTACGCTCGTGCCGTCTACCGCGCCCGGTGTGCAAAAGGGTGAGCTCACCATTGCGTGGGGTACGGTATTTCTCTCCGCTGAGTGGAGCGCGAAGTAA
- a CDS encoding S8 family serine peptidase translates to MLARSVSSYPRLVIAALLLSACARATTTPAPTPEPALRPVQQPPITVAPPPQAPTPTPTAPDTARADWHRLDYDADRVLGVGSERALRELLSSRTPQREVIVAVIDGGIDTAHVSLRSRLWKNRTEVAGNGQDDDKNGYTDDVWGWNLMVTPTGAAVGAETFELTRIYAACRGTAAGRGIAKPSAARCDSLASTYLEKSAEVNGTLSQIRNIERALSQVTAVLTQAMGPGPLTRARVVAFAPANAAQTNAKQTWLSLDANGLGEDAIADALKAYQNQATYGLDTTYYPRAVGVVGSGDVTGPDALHGTHVAGIIGAERTAGNAVQGIAPNVRLMAVRAVPDGDERDEDVARAIRYAVDNGAMVINMSFGKAYSPRKASVDSAVRYAESKGVLLVHAAGNDGENNDVVPSFPTPTLGTNARASLWLEVGASSWKGTSTLATSFSNYGKQQVDLFAPGEDILSTAPGGGVKRESGTSMAAPVVSGVAALLLTYFPKLTPTEVRDIIVQSVRTFPGLTVTLPGSDGQKAPFAGLSRTGGVIDAYAAVKLALQREALRP, encoded by the coding sequence ATGCTCGCTCGTTCTGTTTCGTCCTATCCCCGCCTGGTGATTGCGGCGCTGCTGCTGTCGGCCTGTGCTCGCGCGACCACGACCCCTGCGCCCACGCCGGAGCCGGCGTTGCGGCCAGTGCAGCAGCCGCCCATTACGGTCGCGCCACCGCCGCAGGCCCCCACGCCTACGCCCACGGCACCGGATACGGCGCGGGCCGACTGGCACCGCCTGGATTACGACGCCGACCGCGTGTTGGGTGTGGGCTCGGAACGGGCGCTGCGTGAACTGCTGAGTTCACGCACCCCGCAGCGCGAAGTGATCGTGGCGGTGATCGACGGCGGCATTGATACGGCGCACGTGTCACTGCGCTCGCGCCTCTGGAAGAACCGCACCGAAGTGGCCGGCAACGGGCAGGACGACGACAAGAACGGCTACACCGACGACGTCTGGGGGTGGAACCTGATGGTGACGCCCACCGGCGCTGCCGTTGGTGCGGAAACGTTTGAACTCACCCGGATCTATGCCGCCTGCCGCGGAACGGCGGCGGGTCGTGGCATTGCCAAGCCATCGGCCGCGCGCTGCGATTCATTGGCAAGCACGTATCTCGAAAAGAGCGCCGAAGTGAACGGCACGCTCAGCCAGATTCGCAACATCGAGCGCGCCCTTTCACAGGTAACCGCAGTCCTCACGCAGGCCATGGGCCCGGGGCCGCTCACGCGGGCGCGGGTGGTGGCATTCGCGCCGGCCAACGCGGCGCAGACGAACGCCAAACAGACGTGGCTCTCCCTTGATGCCAACGGCTTGGGCGAGGACGCCATTGCCGACGCGCTCAAGGCCTACCAGAACCAGGCCACGTACGGCCTCGACACCACGTACTATCCACGCGCCGTGGGCGTGGTGGGCTCCGGTGATGTCACCGGCCCCGATGCGCTGCACGGCACCCACGTGGCGGGCATCATTGGCGCGGAGCGAACGGCAGGCAACGCCGTGCAAGGCATTGCCCCCAACGTGCGGCTCATGGCCGTGCGCGCCGTGCCCGATGGCGACGAGCGCGACGAAGATGTGGCCCGCGCCATTCGCTATGCCGTGGATAACGGGGCAATGGTGATCAACATGAGCTTCGGCAAGGCGTACTCACCACGCAAAGCTTCAGTTGACAGCGCGGTGCGCTACGCCGAGAGCAAGGGGGTACTGCTGGTACACGCCGCCGGCAACGATGGGGAGAACAACGATGTGGTGCCGTCGTTCCCCACCCCCACACTGGGTACGAATGCCCGCGCGTCGTTGTGGCTGGAAGTGGGCGCCAGCTCGTGGAAGGGCACGAGCACGTTAGCCACGAGCTTCAGCAACTATGGCAAGCAACAGGTGGATCTCTTTGCCCCGGGCGAAGACATTCTCAGCACCGCGCCGGGCGGAGGCGTGAAGCGCGAAAGCGGCACCAGCATGGCCGCCCCAGTGGTGTCGGGGGTGGCGGCGCTGCTGCTCACGTATTTCCCCAAGCTCACGCCGACCGAGGTGCGCGACATCATCGTGCAGTCGGTACGGACGTTTCCCGGGCTCACGGTTACGCTGCCCGGAAGCGACGGGCAGAAGGCGCCTTTTGCCGGTCTGTCGCGTACCGGCGGGGTTATTGACGCCTACGCCGCCGTGAAGTTGGCACTGCAGCGGGAAGCGTTGCGGCCGTAA
- a CDS encoding class I SAM-dependent methyltransferase, producing the protein MAFVAMVCAVTTVLFALLYQRERARRKGQGLLGAWPIPVMPLPQLSPVFATGPYGPTREAEVSFIGRGPLVVPGGTSDGEAWILAVLATKASRCFEFGTCTGKTAYLWARNAPAQAQVVTLTLAPEQAAAYARGASDTDEDTKFALAESAFTEFLYSGTPEAARITQVYGDSKTFDESPYVAWADLVFVDGSHAESYVESDSAKAMRIVRPGGLVVWHDYAGPSHAPGVFTALNRLAQRVPLHRVDGTTFVVWRAPVV; encoded by the coding sequence ATGGCCTTTGTTGCGATGGTATGTGCGGTCACCACCGTGCTCTTTGCGCTGTTGTACCAGCGGGAGCGTGCGCGCCGAAAGGGGCAGGGATTGTTGGGGGCGTGGCCTATTCCGGTCATGCCGCTGCCCCAGCTGTCACCGGTCTTTGCCACCGGTCCCTACGGCCCCACGCGGGAAGCGGAGGTGTCGTTCATTGGGCGCGGGCCGCTGGTGGTCCCCGGTGGCACCAGCGATGGCGAGGCGTGGATTCTGGCCGTGCTGGCCACCAAGGCTTCGCGCTGTTTCGAGTTCGGCACCTGTACCGGCAAGACCGCGTACCTCTGGGCCCGCAACGCGCCGGCGCAGGCGCAGGTGGTCACGCTCACGCTGGCGCCAGAGCAGGCGGCTGCCTACGCGCGGGGGGCCAGCGATACCGACGAAGACACGAAGTTTGCGCTGGCCGAGTCGGCGTTTACCGAGTTTCTGTACAGCGGGACCCCCGAGGCGGCGCGCATTACGCAGGTGTACGGCGACAGCAAGACGTTCGATGAGTCACCGTATGTGGCGTGGGCTGACCTGGTGTTTGTGGACGGGTCGCACGCCGAGTCGTATGTGGAGAGCGATTCGGCCAAGGCCATGCGCATCGTGCGGCCGGGTGGGCTGGTGGTGTGGCACGACTACGCCGGTCCCTCCCATGCTCCCGGGGTGTTCACGGCACTCAACCGGCTGGCACAACGGGTACCGTTGCACCGGGTGGATGGCACCACGTTTGTGGTGTGGCGGGCGCCGGTGGTATGA
- a CDS encoding carboxypeptidase regulatory-like domain-containing protein, with the protein MRRAAAAWRLMVCAWLLLCAPAAGVAQSAASGTVRGVVQAAPTNVALPYAVVSIPSLNIERFSGAEGQFLLSAVPAGTYELMVRRIGFVPQRQRITVAANRTTTLSIALIQVPVRLTGMTVRPTDPCRLPGLPDSSRFPEVAQLVGLLRENAATYRTLVRRFPFVYAQVRALGEYDDGTMAVRSVDTLAVPAQPTVRYEPGRVVQSTRGTIARETFMAIPSIIDLVDPSFVNNHCFIYAGASVQGNETWFRLDVRASERLRTPDVHGAFFLDSATAQLRRMELELSRPERLPASLRGVRSVIAHSTFVEIAPGLSILESVCAINWQKPRQGTRVFHGAELQHTLAWEFTIAPPDVERVTVRTGPPWHPATRLPGASLPCAGAEP; encoded by the coding sequence ATGAGACGCGCCGCTGCCGCATGGCGCCTGATGGTTTGCGCCTGGCTCTTGCTGTGTGCTCCTGCTGCTGGGGTTGCACAGAGCGCAGCGAGCGGCACCGTGCGCGGCGTGGTGCAGGCCGCGCCCACCAACGTGGCGCTGCCCTATGCGGTGGTCAGTATTCCATCGCTCAATATCGAGCGCTTCTCGGGCGCCGAGGGTCAATTTCTGCTGTCGGCCGTGCCTGCTGGAACGTATGAACTCATGGTTCGGCGCATCGGCTTTGTACCGCAGCGTCAGCGGATCACGGTTGCGGCCAACAGAACCACCACGCTTTCGATAGCGCTCATTCAGGTGCCGGTCCGGCTCACCGGCATGACCGTGCGCCCCACCGACCCGTGTCGCTTGCCGGGACTCCCCGACAGCAGTCGATTCCCGGAGGTCGCACAGCTGGTGGGGTTGCTGCGCGAAAACGCCGCGACGTATCGCACGCTCGTGCGGCGCTTCCCGTTCGTGTATGCGCAGGTGCGCGCGCTGGGTGAGTACGACGATGGCACCATGGCCGTACGCTCCGTAGACACACTCGCCGTACCGGCGCAGCCGACGGTGCGCTATGAACCTGGGCGGGTGGTGCAATCCACGCGCGGAACGATTGCGCGCGAAACGTTCATGGCGATTCCGTCCATCATCGATCTGGTGGATCCGTCGTTCGTAAACAACCACTGCTTCATCTACGCCGGTGCCTCGGTGCAGGGAAACGAGACGTGGTTCCGATTGGATGTGCGCGCCAGCGAACGGCTGCGGACGCCTGACGTACACGGCGCCTTCTTTCTGGACAGTGCGACGGCGCAGCTGCGGCGCATGGAGCTGGAGCTCAGTCGTCCCGAGCGATTGCCGGCCTCGCTGCGTGGCGTGCGCAGTGTGATTGCGCACAGCACGTTCGTGGAAATCGCGCCGGGGTTGTCGATCTTGGAGTCGGTGTGCGCCATCAACTGGCAGAAGCCCCGGCAGGGCACCCGCGTATTTCATGGCGCCGAGTTGCAGCATACGCTGGCTTGGGAGTTCACCATCGCGCCGCCTGATGTGGAGCGAGTGACCGTTCGCACCGGGCCCCCGTGGCACCCGGCCACGCGGTTGCCGGGGGCGTCTTTGCCCTGTGCCGGAGCTGAGCCATAG
- a CDS encoding cryptochrome/deoxyribodipyrimidine photo-lyase family protein — MLQLLWFKRDLRLHDHAPLAAAAAAGRVLPVYVHEPELLTTTDHDPRHAAFVEECLQELRVALAERGAPLLEPHGVLPDVFEALCEQLPITAIYAHEECGNGTSYARDRRVRAWARRRGLAMHEFQGSGVVRRLASRDGWHEQWLQHVRAPRAATPLRITGATADELSRVPQQFVAPRNASTPPMHVPGMVERQTGGRTHAERLLGSFLQERGEHYRVAMSSPSEAIDACSRLSPHLTWGTLSVREAYQAARGRAAQLRDELKGLGRTASNLSQRETLARWQQSLVSFASRIEWRDHFIQKLESEPALEYRSYAPIFDNVWSLEPDAERLDAWREGRTGYPLVDACMRSVHATGWLTFRMRAMVMSFASHYLWLHWRPAGLVLARAFTDYEPGIHWMQCQMQAGVTGINTIRIYNPIKQAAEHDAAGDFVRRWVPELSALPTADLLRPWDAPPLMQQMHGMHIGRDYPRPIVPHEASYTHARDTLHTLKQAAQQQGVSRRVWQQHGSRKTPFNASTR; from the coding sequence GTGCTGCAACTCCTCTGGTTCAAACGAGACCTTCGCCTTCATGATCACGCCCCCTTAGCGGCCGCGGCAGCGGCGGGGCGTGTACTGCCGGTGTATGTGCATGAACCCGAGCTGCTCACCACCACCGATCACGACCCTCGACACGCCGCCTTTGTCGAAGAGTGCCTGCAGGAATTGCGCGTAGCGCTGGCCGAACGAGGGGCACCGCTGCTGGAGCCCCACGGCGTTCTGCCCGATGTGTTTGAGGCACTGTGCGAACAGTTGCCCATTACCGCGATCTACGCCCACGAGGAGTGCGGTAACGGCACGAGCTACGCGCGCGACCGGCGCGTACGCGCCTGGGCCAGGCGGCGCGGCCTCGCGATGCACGAGTTCCAGGGAAGCGGCGTGGTGCGACGCCTGGCATCGCGAGACGGCTGGCACGAACAATGGCTGCAGCACGTGCGCGCACCGCGTGCCGCGACCCCGCTGCGCATAACGGGGGCCACCGCGGACGAACTCTCGCGGGTGCCGCAGCAATTCGTGGCCCCGCGCAACGCTTCAACTCCGCCAATGCACGTGCCTGGCATGGTGGAGCGTCAGACCGGCGGCCGCACCCACGCCGAGCGTTTGCTCGGCAGCTTTCTGCAGGAACGCGGTGAGCATTATCGCGTGGCCATGTCCAGCCCCAGCGAGGCAATTGACGCTTGTAGCCGCCTCAGCCCGCATCTCACGTGGGGCACCCTGTCGGTGCGCGAGGCGTATCAGGCCGCACGCGGTCGCGCCGCCCAATTGCGGGACGAACTCAAGGGGCTCGGTCGCACAGCGAGCAACCTCTCGCAACGTGAAACGCTAGCGCGCTGGCAGCAGTCGCTGGTGAGTTTTGCCTCGCGTATCGAGTGGCGCGATCACTTCATACAAAAGCTCGAGTCGGAACCGGCGCTGGAGTACCGTTCGTACGCGCCCATTTTTGACAACGTGTGGTCACTGGAGCCAGACGCCGAACGGTTGGATGCCTGGCGCGAAGGGCGCACCGGGTATCCGCTGGTAGACGCCTGCATGCGCAGCGTACACGCCACCGGGTGGCTCACCTTTCGCATGCGGGCCATGGTGATGAGCTTTGCCTCGCACTACCTGTGGCTGCACTGGCGCCCGGCGGGGCTGGTGTTGGCGCGGGCCTTCACCGATTACGAGCCGGGCATTCATTGGATGCAGTGCCAGATGCAGGCCGGTGTGACGGGGATCAACACCATCCGCATCTACAACCCCATCAAGCAGGCCGCCGAGCATGATGCCGCGGGCGACTTTGTGCGCCGGTGGGTGCCGGAGCTTTCGGCGCTTCCGACCGCCGACCTGCTGCGCCCCTGGGACGCACCGCCGCTCATGCAGCAGATGCACGGTATGCACATTGGTCGTGACTATCCGCGGCCCATTGTGCCGCACGAAGCGTCGTATACGCACGCGCGGGATACGTTGCACACGCTCAAACAAGCGGCGCAGCAGCAAGGCGTGTCTCGCCGCGTATGGCAGCAGCATGGGTCGCGCAAGACGCCCTTCAATGCATCCACTCGATAG
- a CDS encoding Rrf2 family transcriptional regulator gives MNSRLTVAAHVLGMISYLEREEGRGATSDELAQSVGTNAVVIRRVLGQLKSAGLVDTRRGAGGGSVLSRDPRDITLRAVYEAVEDDACTLIGRHASAVGAECPVAPVIASYLDGLYVEAEEALKRTLGEVTVDAMSREVMTRVRSCRGASAHVA, from the coding sequence ATGAACTCCCGCCTTACCGTCGCCGCCCATGTGCTTGGCATGATCTCCTACCTCGAACGTGAGGAGGGGCGCGGGGCCACGTCCGACGAACTGGCGCAGAGCGTCGGGACGAATGCCGTGGTCATCAGGCGGGTGCTGGGGCAGCTCAAAAGTGCGGGCCTTGTGGACACCCGCCGTGGCGCGGGCGGCGGCTCCGTGCTGAGTCGCGACCCGCGCGACATCACGCTGCGGGCAGTGTACGAAGCGGTCGAGGACGACGCCTGCACGCTCATTGGCCGCCATGCCAGCGCTGTAGGCGCCGAGTGTCCCGTAGCGCCGGTGATTGCCTCGTACCTGGATGGGTTGTACGTGGAAGCCGAAGAGGCGCTCAAGCGCACCCTCGGCGAAGTCACCGTCGACGCCATGTCACGCGAGGTCATGACGCGCGTGCGGAGCTGTCGCGGCGCATCAGCGCACGTGGCCTGA
- a CDS encoding energy transducer TonB, whose product MAKSRTRVALRAFESTRRFSWHALVQQAVGVSAELLIVVGFVAAGWLERRALAKEQSQQADESVSFLAPFRRYSPPPSEERLSFVGLGGAAVSATGEVAVPTDQGRQPVAVSQQGAQLVTETSPTPSEVSSPQAMTEIEVDSTAALDPTAEGPVYPKALMDAGVQGVVYAQFIVDSTGYADTLTMQVLEIVDPQFVSAVRAALPRMKYKAAMFAGRRVNQLVQQAFVFRIQP is encoded by the coding sequence GTGGCCAAATCACGAACTCGCGTAGCGCTGCGCGCCTTTGAATCCACGCGGCGGTTTTCGTGGCACGCGTTGGTGCAGCAGGCGGTGGGGGTGAGCGCCGAGCTGCTCATTGTGGTGGGCTTTGTCGCGGCTGGGTGGCTGGAACGTCGCGCATTGGCGAAGGAGCAGAGCCAGCAAGCCGACGAGTCTGTGTCGTTCTTGGCGCCGTTCCGCCGCTACTCGCCGCCGCCCTCTGAGGAGCGTTTGTCATTCGTCGGGCTGGGGGGCGCCGCTGTTTCCGCCACCGGTGAAGTGGCGGTGCCAACCGATCAGGGCCGTCAACCAGTGGCCGTCTCGCAGCAGGGGGCACAGCTGGTTACGGAAACTTCGCCGACGCCGTCGGAGGTCTCGTCGCCGCAAGCGATGACCGAGATTGAAGTGGACTCCACCGCCGCGCTCGACCCCACGGCCGAAGGGCCAGTGTACCCCAAGGCGCTGATGGACGCCGGCGTGCAGGGAGTGGTGTACGCCCAGTTCATCGTGGACAGCACCGGCTACGCCGACACCCTCACCATGCAGGTCCTGGAGATAGTGGACCCGCAGTTCGTGAGCGCCGTACGCGCCGCCCTGCCGCGCATGAAGTACAAAGCGGCGATGTTTGCGGGCAGGCGCGTAAACCAACTGGTGCAACAGGCGTTTGTTTTTCGGATACAACCGTAA